The Acinonyx jubatus isolate Ajub_Pintada_27869175 chromosome D1, VMU_Ajub_asm_v1.0, whole genome shotgun sequence genome includes a window with the following:
- the LOC128311651 gene encoding translation initiation factor IF-2-like — translation MARWWWRVWRLLAGTRHAPCPRLPRARPAARLGAHTPALRRGPRPSPRAPCSRRAPPRAPRAHSPLSSSPRSPRHLLRGGAPPTPLSALLGRARREWGGVGGGPLARVRQPGAGAPALSSAPGPWPPAACPQARGEDGRPPSPTALALLAASPSAASGPRAGDSGPGCSRDFSPASGPGIWRAQPGLREMHQMGKTFGAGEQGREGEAGAPFVSS, via the exons ATGGC AAGATGGTGGTGGCGCGTCTGGCGGCTGCTCGCGGGGACGAGACATGCGCCCTGTCCTCGCCTCCCTCGCGCCCGGCCCGCCGCTCGCCTTGGCGCGCACACACCGGCACTGCGCCGCGGCCCGCGCCCCTCCCCGCGCGCCCCCTGCTCCCGGCGCGCCCCTCCCCGCGCGCCGCGCGCCCACTCCCCCCTCTCGTCTTCTCCCCGCTCGCCTAGGCACCTGCTCCGGGGAGGGGCACCCCCTACGCCCCTCTCTGCGCTGCTCGGCCGCGCTCGGCGGgagtggggcggggtggggggggggccgcTGGCCCGGGTCCGCCAGCCCGGAGCAGGGGCTCCGGCACTTAGCAGCgcccccggcccctggccccCTGCAGCATGCCCGCAGGCTCGCGGGGAGGACGGCCGGCCTCCCTCCCCGACAGCCCTCGCCCTTCTCGCAGCCTCGCCCTCTGCTGCCAGCGGGCCGCGCGCGGGGGACTCCGGTCCTGGCTGCAGCCGAGATTTCTCACCAGCCAGCGGCCCGGGAATCTGGAGAGCCCAGCCAGGACTGCGGGAG ATGCACCAAATGGGAAAGACTTTTGGAGCCGgtgagcaaggaagggaaggagaggctggGGCACCTTTTGTGTCTTCATGA